One Desulfobulbus propionicus DSM 2032 DNA segment encodes these proteins:
- a CDS encoding rod-binding protein — MKTGLDANPLLAVPQSPETQHALKDRQALKKSCQDFEAIFIQSLFKAMRKTVPDNGLFPRDSSSRMYQDMIDQEIATNIARKQSIGLADQMYRQMEKKLPPEK, encoded by the coding sequence ATGAAAACAGGTCTTGACGCGAACCCTCTCCTCGCCGTTCCCCAATCTCCGGAAACGCAGCATGCACTCAAGGATCGACAGGCGCTGAAAAAATCCTGCCAGGATTTTGAGGCGATCTTCATCCAATCCCTATTCAAGGCCATGCGCAAGACCGTCCCTGACAACGGCTTGTTTCCACGGGACTCCTCCAGCCGTATGTATCAGGACATGATCGATCAGGAAATCGCCACCAATATCGCCCGGAAACAGAGTATCGGCCTGGCGGATCAAATGTATCGCCAGATGGAAAAAAAACTGCCCCCTGAAAAATAG
- the flgM gene encoding flagellar biosynthesis anti-sigma factor FlgM — protein MTVEFFGVRNMGQIGGLNKLGPAGETQKTSKSEGKGNVSFSSALQGATATLATGKAEDAERAARVQELKAQVANGQYEPDLNKVASSLLKFLVEG, from the coding sequence ATGACCGTGGAATTTTTTGGAGTACGCAACATGGGGCAGATAGGCGGTCTCAATAAGTTAGGCCCAGCCGGTGAAACGCAAAAAACCTCCAAATCCGAAGGCAAGGGAAATGTGTCCTTCTCGTCGGCCTTGCAGGGCGCGACGGCGACGCTTGCGACCGGCAAGGCCGAGGACGCGGAACGCGCCGCGCGGGTACAGGAACTGAAGGCCCAGGTGGCCAATGGCCAGTACGAGCCGGATCTGAACAAGGTGGCTTCCAGTCTGCTCAAGTTCCTGGTCGAGGGTTGA
- the flgK gene encoding flagellar hook-associated protein FlgK, which produces MTSLLNALNAGKTSLLTNQKSIEIVGNNIANVNTEGYSRQRAELMQIPAVNFGDFFVGQGVTVSNVSRDYSVFINRQLQEKSIEYGEETGKSDSLAELERIFNVTEDNLASDINDFFDAWQELTANPSGQVERDVVIQRGNLLGEAFRSITDELDTVEQNMNTAIIAEVEYLNEKIAEIAKLNDRINLVEISGQTANAARDQRDLIIKDLSQTLGIQTYTDNRGMLCVQLPGGMPLVQGTMASTVKTVTVGTDVNLQLETVGVTLDIGLNNLGGKFKGMFEMRDVFIDNLRSDLNTLAIDLTSAVNAEHVTGYGSNGLSGYLFFNDISALPPGEIASRNVLVAITDTTQVAAAGNPSAAPGDNETALRIAQLEVTHKVGTTNDTFDNFFSQMVATVGIEAARNDLALQGAQDAAVQLQNLRDGYSGVSLEEEMIDLIQYQRGFESSAKFLATVDEMMNALLQLKG; this is translated from the coding sequence ATGACCAGCCTTCTCAACGCATTGAATGCCGGCAAAACCAGCCTGCTGACCAATCAGAAATCCATCGAGATCGTCGGCAACAACATCGCCAACGTCAACACCGAGGGCTATTCCCGGCAGCGCGCCGAGTTGATGCAGATCCCGGCGGTCAACTTCGGTGATTTTTTTGTTGGCCAAGGGGTGACCGTTTCCAATGTCAGCCGGGATTACAGTGTGTTCATCAACCGGCAGCTGCAAGAGAAGTCGATTGAATATGGCGAGGAAACAGGAAAATCCGATTCGCTCGCCGAACTGGAGCGCATCTTCAACGTCACCGAGGACAATCTTGCCTCGGATATCAACGATTTCTTTGACGCCTGGCAGGAGCTGACCGCCAACCCGAGCGGCCAAGTGGAACGGGATGTGGTGATCCAACGGGGCAACCTGTTGGGAGAGGCTTTCCGCAGCATCACCGACGAGTTGGACACCGTTGAGCAAAACATGAACACCGCGATCATCGCCGAGGTTGAATACCTCAATGAAAAAATAGCGGAAATCGCCAAACTGAATGATCGGATCAATCTGGTCGAAATCTCCGGTCAAACGGCCAACGCCGCCCGCGATCAACGCGATCTGATCATCAAGGATCTTTCGCAAACCCTTGGCATCCAAACCTATACCGACAATCGCGGGATGCTGTGCGTACAGCTGCCGGGCGGCATGCCGCTGGTCCAGGGCACCATGGCCTCGACCGTCAAGACGGTCACCGTGGGAACGGATGTCAATCTGCAGCTGGAAACCGTTGGCGTGACCCTCGACATCGGTTTGAACAATCTTGGCGGTAAATTCAAAGGGATGTTCGAGATGCGCGATGTCTTTATCGACAACCTGCGCAGCGATCTCAACACCCTGGCCATAGACCTGACCAGCGCAGTCAACGCGGAACATGTGACCGGATATGGTTCAAACGGCCTGAGCGGCTATCTCTTCTTCAATGATATCAGCGCGCTTCCTCCCGGAGAGATTGCCAGCCGCAATGTTCTCGTCGCCATTACCGACACCACCCAGGTGGCCGCCGCGGGCAACCCCTCGGCCGCGCCCGGAGACAATGAAACCGCGCTGCGCATCGCCCAACTGGAAGTAACCCACAAGGTTGGCACGACCAACGACACCTTTGACAATTTCTTCAGCCAGATGGTGGCCACGGTGGGGATCGAGGCGGCACGCAACGATTTGGCCCTCCAAGGGGCTCAAGACGCGGCAGTGCAACTGCAAAACCTCCGCGACGGCTATTCCGGAGTCTCCCTGGAAGAAGAAATGATCGATCTCATCCAATATCAGCGCGGGTTTGAATCCTCGGCCAAGTTTCTCGCCACGGTCGATGAAATGATGAATGCACTCCTTCAGCTCAAGGGATAA